The following proteins are co-located in the Rheinheimera salexigens genome:
- the yfaE gene encoding class I ribonucleotide reductase maintenance protein YfaE — protein MQKATEIKKISIKGAASVEFDDSRRTILEAIEQQQSDINYQCREGYCGACRCKLLNGKIQYLNEPLAFVRQGEFLPCCSVPVTDIDIDIP, from the coding sequence ATGCAGAAAGCTACGGAAATTAAAAAAATAAGTATTAAAGGGGCGGCTAGCGTTGAGTTTGACGATAGCCGTCGCACAATACTTGAAGCAATAGAACAGCAACAATCCGATATTAATTATCAATGTCGGGAAGGATATTGTGGTGCCTGCCGCTGTAAATTACTTAACGGTAAGATACAATACCTCAATGAACCATTAGCCTTTGTTCGGCAAGGTGAATTTTTACCCTGTTGCAGTGTCCCAGTAACAGACATTGACATCGACATCCCCTAA
- the nrdB gene encoding class Ia ribonucleoside-diphosphate reductase subunit beta: protein MDRKAVKLFWRPEEIDVSKDRIDFQNLPEHEKHIFISNLQYQTLLDSVQGRSPNMAFLPIVSLPELETWIETWAFSETIHSRSYTHIVRNITSEPHKVFDDIMLNEKILERAEDVTRYYDSLIDGINLYQRCGVGTHTINGVSHSISLRELKRRLYLCMVSVNVLEAIRFYVSFACSFAFAERELMEGNAKIIRLIARDEALHLTGTQHIINIMASGEDDPEMAIVAKECEEEAYAIFRIAAEQEKDWASYLFQDGSMIGLNKDILCQYVEYITNTRMKALGFKPMFSTTQNPIPWINTWLVSDNVQVAPQETEISSYLVGQIDNEVDSAEFGDFDL, encoded by the coding sequence ATTGATCGAAAAGCAGTTAAGCTTTTTTGGCGTCCAGAAGAAATAGATGTCAGTAAAGATCGTATCGATTTTCAAAATTTACCTGAGCATGAAAAACATATTTTTATCAGTAATCTACAATATCAAACATTGCTAGATTCTGTGCAAGGTCGTTCGCCTAATATGGCCTTTTTGCCTATTGTATCGTTGCCAGAATTAGAAACTTGGATAGAAACCTGGGCCTTTAGTGAGACTATTCACAGCCGCAGCTATACCCATATTGTGCGTAATATTACTTCTGAACCGCATAAAGTTTTTGATGACATTATGCTGAATGAAAAAATCCTAGAACGCGCAGAAGATGTCACGCGTTACTATGATTCTTTGATAGATGGTATTAACTTATATCAGCGTTGTGGTGTAGGTACACATACTATTAATGGTGTGTCTCATAGCATTAGTCTACGTGAATTAAAACGTCGATTATATTTATGTATGGTGTCTGTTAACGTACTTGAAGCCATTCGTTTTTATGTGAGTTTTGCTTGTAGTTTTGCTTTTGCCGAACGCGAATTGATGGAAGGTAATGCCAAAATTATCCGTTTAATTGCCCGTGATGAAGCGCTGCATTTAACCGGTACTCAACATATTATAAATATTATGGCCTCAGGTGAAGATGATCCTGAAATGGCAATAGTGGCTAAAGAATGTGAAGAAGAAGCGTATGCTATTTTCCGCATTGCTGCCGAGCAAGAAAAAGATTGGGCTAGCTATTTATTTCAAGACGGCTCTATGATTGGTTTAAATAAAGATATTTTATGCCAATACGTAGAATATATTACCAATACACGAATGAAGGCATTGGGATTCAAACCCATGTTTAGTACCACGCAGAACCCGATACCTTGGATTAATACTTGGTTAGTGTCGGATAATGTGCAAGTTGCCCCGCAGGAAACTGAAATTAGTTCTTATTTAGTGGGCCAAATTGATAACGAAGTAGATAGCGCAGAGTTTGGTGATTTTGATCTATAA
- the nrdA gene encoding class 1a ribonucleoside-diphosphate reductase subunit alpha has product MTQSLYVSKRDGRRELLDLDKIHRVIDWAAEGLSNVSVSQVELKSHIQFYDGIKTEDIHETIIKSAADLISKESPDYQYLAARLAVFHLRKKAYGQFEPPALYAHVVKMVNSKRYDSHILEDYSEAELAQLDSFIDHSRDLNFSYAAVKQLEGKYLVQNRVSGEIYESAQFLYMLVAACLFANYPKATRLDYVRRYYDASSMFKLSLPTPIMAGVRTPTRQFSSCVLIECDDSLDSINAASSAIVKYVSQRAGIGINAGRIRALGSPIRNGEAFHTGCIPFYKHFQTAVKSCSQGGVRGGAATLFYPLWHLEVESLLVLKNNRGVEENRVRHLDYGVQFNRLMYSRLIKDDFITLFSPSDVPGLYDAFFEDQEKFEQLYVQYEADSSIRKKRIKAIELFTLFMQERASTGRIYLQNVDHCNTHSPFNPKVAPVRQSNLCLEIALPTKPLNNVNDPDGEIALCTLSAFNLGAIEDLSELEELAELAVRSLDSLLDYQDYPIPAAYHATMNRRTLGVGVINYAYYLAKNGVKYSDGSANGLTHRTFEAIQYYLLKASTKLAQEFGPCLKFSETTYADGILPIDSYKKDLDKVCAEPLLLDWEQLRTEITTHGLRNSTLTALMPSETSSQISNATNGIEPPRGHISVKASKDGILKQVVPEYERLKNQYELLWDIPNNDGYLALVAIMQKFVDQAISANTSYDPNKFTAGKVPMKVLLKDLLTAYKLGVKTLYYHNTRDGASDIQDDMQAEAEDDCAGGACKI; this is encoded by the coding sequence ATGACTCAATCTCTTTACGTGTCAAAACGTGACGGCCGCCGTGAACTCTTAGACCTTGATAAAATCCATCGGGTTATTGACTGGGCCGCGGAAGGTTTATCTAATGTATCGGTATCTCAAGTTGAACTGAAATCACATATTCAGTTTTATGACGGTATTAAAACAGAGGATATTCACGAGACGATTATTAAATCAGCTGCAGATTTAATCTCTAAAGAAAGCCCTGATTATCAATATTTAGCTGCCCGTTTAGCCGTATTTCATTTACGTAAAAAAGCCTATGGCCAATTTGAACCGCCTGCACTGTATGCCCATGTAGTGAAAATGGTTAACAGCAAGCGCTACGATAGCCATATTTTAGAAGATTACAGTGAAGCAGAGTTAGCCCAATTAGATAGTTTTATTGATCACAGCCGTGATTTAAACTTTAGCTATGCTGCGGTTAAACAGTTAGAAGGTAAATATTTAGTACAAAACCGGGTTAGCGGTGAAATATATGAAAGTGCTCAATTTTTATATATGTTAGTTGCCGCCTGTTTATTTGCTAATTATCCTAAAGCGACCCGTTTAGACTATGTGCGCCGCTATTATGATGCCAGCTCAATGTTTAAATTATCGTTACCTACGCCAATTATGGCGGGTGTGCGTACTCCTACTCGTCAATTTAGCTCTTGTGTCTTAATTGAATGTGACGACAGCCTAGATTCTATTAATGCCGCTTCAAGTGCCATTGTAAAATATGTAAGCCAGCGCGCGGGTATTGGTATTAATGCCGGTCGTATCCGTGCTTTAGGCAGTCCTATCCGTAATGGCGAAGCGTTTCATACTGGCTGTATTCCTTTTTATAAGCATTTTCAAACGGCAGTTAAAAGCTGTTCACAAGGTGGTGTGCGCGGTGGTGCAGCAACCTTATTTTATCCGTTATGGCATTTAGAAGTTGAATCGCTGCTGGTATTAAAAAATAACCGTGGCGTAGAAGAGAACCGAGTTAGACACTTAGATTATGGCGTGCAATTTAACCGCTTAATGTATAGCCGTTTAATTAAAGATGACTTTATTACCTTATTTAGCCCATCTGACGTACCCGGTTTATACGATGCCTTTTTTGAAGACCAAGAAAAGTTTGAGCAGTTATATGTGCAATACGAAGCCGATAGCAGTATTCGTAAAAAGCGTATAAAAGCCATTGAGCTCTTCACGCTATTTATGCAAGAACGTGCCAGTACTGGCCGGATATATTTGCAAAACGTGGATCATTGTAATACCCATAGTCCATTTAACCCTAAAGTGGCGCCGGTAAGACAAAGTAATTTATGTCTTGAAATTGCCCTGCCTACTAAGCCGTTAAATAACGTTAACGACCCTGATGGCGAAATTGCACTGTGTACCTTATCAGCCTTTAACTTAGGTGCGATTGAAGATTTATCTGAGCTTGAAGAATTAGCCGAATTAGCGGTACGTTCGTTAGATAGCTTATTAGACTACCAAGACTACCCTATTCCTGCGGCCTATCATGCCACTATGAATCGGCGTACTTTAGGCGTTGGTGTTATTAACTATGCCTACTACTTAGCTAAAAATGGGGTTAAATACTCTGACGGTTCAGCTAATGGCTTAACCCACCGCACGTTTGAAGCTATTCAGTATTATTTACTTAAAGCATCAACTAAATTAGCTCAAGAGTTTGGTCCTTGTCTGAAGTTTTCTGAAACGACTTATGCCGATGGTATTTTGCCCATTGATAGCTATAAGAAAGATTTAGATAAAGTCTGTGCCGAACCTTTATTACTTGACTGGGAACAGTTAAGAACTGAAATTACCACCCATGGTTTACGTAATTCAACGTTAACGGCATTAATGCCATCAGAAACGTCGTCACAAATTTCTAATGCCACTAATGGTATTGAGCCACCGCGTGGTCATATCAGCGTTAAAGCCAGTAAAGATGGTATTTTAAAACAAGTGGTTCCAGAATATGAACGCTTAAAAAATCAGTATGAATTGCTTTGGGATATCCCGAATAATGATGGTTATTTAGCCTTAGTCGCTATTATGCAGAAGTTTGTTGATCAGGCTATTTCAGCCAATACCAGTTATGATCCAAACAAATTTACCGCCGGTAAAGTACCAATGAAAGTATTATTAAAAGATTTACTTACCGCGTATAAGTTGGGTGTGAAAACCTTGTATTATCACAATACACGTGATGGTGCCTCAGATATCCAAGATGATATGCAAGCTGAAGCCGAGGATGATTGTGCCGGTGGTGCGTGTAAAATTTAA
- the ubiG gene encoding bifunctional 2-polyprenyl-6-hydroxyphenol methylase/3-demethylubiquinol 3-O-methyltransferase UbiG gives MTIHTNVDPAEIAKFNDIASRWWDPAGEFKPLHLLNPVRLSYISDQVQGVFGKTIVDVGCGGGILAESMARAGAKVSAIDMAAESLSVAKLHALEAGVAVNYQQSTAEGFAAEHAGQFDIVTCMEMLEHVPEPLSVIQACADLVKPGGWLFFSTLNKSWKAWALAIVAAERVLKLVPQGTHEFDKFIRPSTLMRYIEQAGLEVCEATGLHYNPLTESFKVGPGVDVNYIVVAKKPE, from the coding sequence ATGACCATTCATACCAATGTAGATCCAGCAGAAATTGCTAAATTTAATGATATTGCGTCGCGCTGGTGGGATCCAGCAGGTGAATTTAAGCCATTACATTTATTAAACCCAGTGCGTTTAAGCTATATAAGCGATCAAGTGCAAGGTGTGTTTGGTAAAACCATCGTAGATGTGGGCTGTGGTGGCGGTATTTTGGCAGAAAGCATGGCCAGAGCTGGTGCTAAGGTTAGTGCAATTGATATGGCAGCCGAGTCTTTAAGCGTGGCAAAGCTACACGCACTAGAAGCCGGTGTTGCAGTAAATTATCAGCAAAGCACAGCAGAAGGTTTTGCAGCTGAACATGCCGGTCAATTTGATATTGTTACCTGTATGGAAATGCTTGAGCATGTGCCAGAGCCTTTATCGGTGATCCAAGCTTGTGCCGATTTAGTTAAACCCGGCGGTTGGTTATTTTTCTCTACTTTAAATAAAAGCTGGAAAGCCTGGGCATTAGCCATTGTTGCCGCTGAGCGTGTGTTAAAGCTAGTACCACAAGGTACGCATGAGTTTGATAAATTTATCCGCCCTTCCACTTTAATGCGTTATATCGAGCAAGCTGGCTTAGAAGTGTGTGAGGCCACGGGTTTGCATTACAATCCGTTGACTGAAAGTTTTAAAGTTGGCCCCGGGGTGGATGTTAATTACATCGTGGTGGCAAAAAAGCCAGAATAA